The Thomasclavelia ramosa DSM 1402 genome includes a region encoding these proteins:
- the recO gene encoding DNA repair protein RecO: MIINGEENITGLVLKNKPYKENDMLLWIYTHDYGKLALIAKGVKKLKSKNAPSCQTITLSEFTFIPRSGLSNLIKGAPVEYFRYIKEDIELEAYASYFCEFVYKFTKDNDPDETIYNTLLLALRSLQTGYNPKLVYLLFNAFIMEKTGSSLEVDQCVSCGRLDHISGVSIHSGGFVCQECIGMYDQKLTVDVLKGFRYINKWQLENIDMLHLEENIIDELMPIMEAYIDEFTGITFQSRKFIRQFNNL, from the coding sequence ATGATTATTAATGGTGAAGAAAATATTACTGGACTAGTTTTAAAAAATAAGCCTTATAAAGAAAATGATATGCTGCTATGGATCTATACTCATGATTATGGCAAATTGGCATTAATAGCGAAAGGGGTAAAGAAGTTAAAAAGTAAAAATGCCCCTTCTTGTCAAACTATCACTTTGTCAGAATTTACTTTTATTCCTAGAAGTGGTTTATCAAATTTGATCAAAGGCGCTCCAGTTGAATATTTTCGCTATATTAAAGAGGATATTGAATTAGAAGCTTATGCAAGTTATTTTTGTGAGTTTGTTTATAAATTTACTAAGGATAATGATCCTGATGAGACTATATATAATACGCTGTTATTAGCATTACGTTCATTACAGACCGGATATAATCCTAAATTGGTCTATTTATTATTTAATGCCTTTATTATGGAAAAAACAGGTTCAAGTTTAGAAGTTGATCAATGTGTCAGTTGTGGGCGCCTTGATCATATTTCTGGAGTTTCAATTCATAGTGGTGGATTTGTCTGTCAAGAATGTATTGGAATGTATGATCAAAAATTAACAGTTGATGTTTTAAAAGGTTTTCGCTATATTAATAAATGGCAATTAGAAAATATTGATATGCTTCATCTAGAAGAAAATATAATCGATGAATTGATGCCTATTATGGAGGCTTATATTGATGAATTTACGGGGATTACGTTTCAAAGTCGTAAGTTTATTCGTCAATTCAATAATCTATAG
- a CDS encoding YgiQ family radical SAM protein, whose product MSEFLPINREEMEARGWQQPDFVYICGDAYVDHPSFGAAIICRTLESHGFKVCFLAQPDWHNVEEFRQFGKPRLGFLISSGNIDSMVNHYTVAKKRRHKDLYTPGSEGFKRPDRAVIVYSQMARQAYKDANIIIGGIEASLRRLGHYDYWDNKVRKSIIIDANADLLLYGMGENSIIEVAEALDNGLEIKYLTYLDGTVFKTKNLDDAHEPVMLPSYEEICNNKKAYAKSFHIQYLNTDHFNAKTLVEPYQGWYVVQNRPNRPLKQREFDRAYSYDYNRDSHPSYKQHVPAIDEVKFSLISNRGCFGSCNFCALAFHQGRIVQARSHESIISEASKMVWDPEFKGYIHDVGGPTANFRGPACSKQNKHGACPTKQCLWPKACNNLEVSHQDYLELLRKLRVLPNVKKVFVRSGIRYDYLMYDKDDTFFKELVQNHISGQLKVAPEHISDQVLDKMGKPRRGLYEKFVDKYYQLNEEYNKKQFLVPYLMSSHPGCTLDDAIELAEYLRDIHHQPEQVQDFYPTPGTLSTTMYYTGLDPRDMSEVYVPKTAKEKAMQRALIQYRNPKNYDLVYEALVQANRKDLIGFGKNCLIRPRRNNNQRSYQAKNNYQKKRRN is encoded by the coding sequence ATGAGTGAATTTTTACCAATAAATCGAGAAGAAATGGAAGCAAGGGGTTGGCAACAACCAGATTTTGTATATATATGTGGGGATGCTTATGTTGATCATCCTTCATTTGGTGCAGCAATAATTTGCCGAACTTTAGAGAGTCACGGGTTTAAAGTATGTTTTTTAGCACAGCCGGATTGGCATAATGTTGAAGAATTTAGACAATTTGGCAAACCACGATTAGGTTTTTTGATTTCATCAGGAAATATTGACTCAATGGTTAATCATTATACAGTAGCTAAAAAACGTCGTCATAAAGATTTATATACACCCGGAAGTGAAGGCTTTAAAAGACCAGATCGCGCTGTAATCGTGTATAGTCAAATGGCACGCCAAGCTTATAAAGATGCTAATATTATTATTGGTGGGATTGAGGCTAGTTTAAGACGTTTAGGACATTATGATTATTGGGACAACAAAGTACGTAAATCGATAATTATTGATGCTAATGCAGATTTATTATTGTATGGAATGGGTGAAAATAGCATTATTGAAGTAGCTGAAGCACTTGATAACGGCTTGGAAATAAAATATTTAACTTATTTAGATGGAACTGTTTTTAAAACGAAAAATCTCGATGATGCTCACGAGCCAGTTATGTTGCCAAGCTATGAGGAAATTTGTAATAATAAAAAAGCTTATGCAAAATCTTTTCATATTCAGTATTTAAATACTGATCATTTTAATGCAAAAACTTTAGTAGAACCGTATCAAGGATGGTATGTTGTTCAAAATAGGCCTAATCGTCCGTTGAAGCAAAGAGAGTTTGATCGTGCTTATTCATATGATTATAACCGTGATAGTCATCCTAGTTATAAGCAGCATGTTCCTGCAATTGATGAGGTTAAGTTTTCTTTAATTAGTAATCGAGGATGCTTTGGTTCTTGTAACTTTTGTGCATTGGCTTTTCATCAGGGAAGAATTGTTCAAGCGCGTTCGCATGAATCAATTATTAGTGAAGCTAGCAAAATGGTTTGGGATCCTGAATTTAAAGGATATATTCATGATGTTGGAGGACCTACTGCAAACTTTAGAGGGCCTGCTTGTTCGAAGCAAAATAAACATGGTGCATGTCCGACTAAACAGTGTTTATGGCCTAAAGCTTGTAATAATCTAGAAGTAAGTCATCAGGATTATTTAGAATTATTGAGGAAACTAAGAGTATTACCAAACGTAAAAAAGGTTTTTGTTCGTTCAGGAATTAGATATGATTATCTAATGTATGATAAAGATGATACTTTTTTTAAGGAGTTAGTTCAAAATCATATTAGTGGTCAGTTAAAAGTAGCTCCGGAACATATTAGTGATCAGGTATTAGATAAGATGGGAAAACCTCGGAGAGGACTATATGAGAAATTTGTTGATAAATATTATCAATTAAATGAAGAATACAACAAAAAACAATTTTTAGTTCCGTATCTAATGTCATCACATCCTGGGTGTACACTTGATGATGCGATTGAATTAGCAGAATATTTACGGGATATTCATCATCAGCCAGAACAGGTTCAAGATTTTTATCCGACTCCTGGAACTTTATCTACGACAATGTATTATACTGGTTTAGATCCTCGTGATATGTCTGAAGTATACGTTCCAAAGACGGCAAAAGAGAAAGCAATGCAAAGGGCATTGATACAATATCGTAATCCAAAGAATTATGATTTAGTGTATGAAGCTTTAGTGCAGGCAAACCGAAAAGATTTAATTGGGTTTGGGAAGAATTGTTTAATTCGACCTCGTCGCAATAATAATCAGCGCTCTTATCAGGCTAAAAATAACTATCAAAAGAAAAGGAGAAATTAG